TGGGCGATCGCGCCCTCCAGCACCCCAGCGCCGTCGGTTGCGGCGTAGAACGAAGCGTTCAGGTCCGCTGCGGCCTCCCGGCCGCCGGCGGCCAGCTCCTTCAGCGCCAGACCAGCCTCGGGTCCCAGCTCGTCAATGATCCGCTGGAGAGCGTCCGCGTCGGCGCCGTTCTTCAACGCGGCCTTGATGTTCTTGCCCATCTCGGCGTCGGCGCTGCCCATGTCGCGTAGCCGCTTCTGCAGGTCAGCCAGCGTTGTCTCGGGCTTCTTGATGTCCTCGGCCAGCGAGCGCATCGACTTCGCGACATCCTGGGCCCACTGCCGGAGGTCGTTCTCCTTCTTGACCCGGGCCTGCGACTCCGCCAGCTTGTCGGAGGCGATCTGCATCTCCTCGACGGCCTTCTCGGCCTCCTTGAGCTGCGCGGCGCCCTCCTCGACGTCGGAGCTGCCGAAAAGGCCCTCGAAGCCGTTCTTGATCTCGGCGCCGTTGAGGAGCACCCCGATCCCGGTGGCCGCCTGGAGCCAGTCCTCGGTGTCCATCTTGGCCTTCTCGGCGAACGCGCTCTGCTCCTGGCGCAGCTGCGCCAGGTTCGCCTGGGCCCCGGTGAGGTCGTTGGCCTCGACCGCGCTCATGGTCGCCTCGTAGGACGCGACGACGGCGTCGTTCGCGGACGCGATATCCATCAGCGCGCCCACCACGGCACCGGCGGCCGCACCCCACGGGCCGGCCATCGTGCCGAGCAGCGCGAGCGACGCGGCGTTCGTCGCTCCCATGCCGTCGGCGACACCGGAGGTGGCGATGGCCAAACCGCCGAGGGCAGCGCCGCCCTTCGCCAGGCCCGCCAGCGCCGGCTTCGATCGAGCCATGGCGGCGTTCATGCGTTCGGTCTCGGCGGTGGTGCGCGCCAGGACCTGGGTGCGGAGCGCGCCGTACTCCCTAAGGTCCCGCCCGAGCTGCCGGACGCCCGCCCCGCTGGCGCGGGTCGCGCCGAGCATCCCGCCGCCGGCCAGCGCGGTGCCGAGCGCCTGGGAGCCGGTCAGCTTGGTCTGCAGCGTCGCGGTCACCTGCAACGCGCGGTTGTAGAGCGACAGCGCAGCGAGTCCCGCGAGGATGGGCGTACCCAGGTCACTGTCGGCGACCGCACCGACGACCTTCGCGAGCGCGGTCAGCGTGTCCAGTACCGGACCGGACAGCGGAGCGGCGGCCTGCATGAGCTGCGTCAACGCGTCGGCGGCACCGACGAAGAAGTCCCCGACCTTCGGGCCCGTCTTCTCGGCGTACGCCAGGAACGACCTGATGTCCTCCCGGCCCTGGGCCGACGAGGACCACCTGTCGAGCCCGTTGGCGACGTCGACGAGCCAGTCGACGAACCGGTCGTTCGTCGAGTCGAACGTCATCCACATCTCGGCGCCAGCGTGAGCCAGCGACCCCACCAGCTGGGTCGCGTTCGCCACGGCCTGGGGGATCTCGTCGACGAGGAAGTCGAGGAACGGCTCCCACCGGTCGCTCGCCAGCGACTGCGCACTGCGTGCGATCGCGGTCCCACCGGCCCGACCGGACGCCGCGGCGAGACGGCTCAGCATCGGCTCCAGCCGCTCGAGCTGGTCGAGACTGAACGTCACCCCAGGGAACAGCTCCCCGGCGCCGGAGTCGCGGATCGCCTTCAGGACCGGGCGGATCTCCCCGAAGCGCGCGACGAACTCCCGCGCCTGAGGCGTGAGGTCCTTCAGCGCGGCCCGGGCCTCGCGGAGGTTGTCCGCGGTCGGCTCCAGGCGGGCCTTCTCGACGACCTTCAGCGCGTCCCCGACGCCCTGCAGCGCGCCGAGCATGGCGAGCGCCCCGGCGGCCCCCGCACCGAACAACCCGGCCAGGCTGGCGATGGCCGTCAGCCCGCCGGCGCCGAAGGGCAGCAGCCCGGGCCCGAGGACCGCGAGGACCTCGCCCAGGAGCTTCAACCGCCCGGAGTACTGGTCGATCGACGCCGACCCGCGCACCGCCGCGACCGAGACCCGGTCGACCTCGGTGGCGAGCCGACGCTGCGACGGCGCCACGAGGTTGGTCGTGGAGCTCAGCCGCGCGGTGGACGTCTCCAGCCGGTCGGTGGCCCGCTGGGTCGCGACGAAGTCCTGACGTGCGCGTGCAGTGGACGCGTGGATCCGGTCGAACGCGCGCTCGGTGGTGTCGCCGGCGCGCTTCATCTTGCGCTCGTACTCCGCGACCATCGCGTCGAGCCGGACGGTCACAGACCGCACAGTCGAACCCATCGAAGCACCGTCCTCTCAGGCCATCGGGGCAGCGGTCAGGCAGCCCAGCCGGCGGGCAGGTCGCGGGGCCGGTCGAGATCCCGGTCCAGATCGAGCTGCGGGAGCGGGTTGGCCTGGTAGTCCCGGTCGTGGTTCAGCACGTGGAACTCGACCGGCTTCACCGGCTCCTTCGAGCCCTCGTTCGCGGCCCGCTTCAGCGCGGTGCAGGCGTGACAGATCACCGTGTCCGCTATGCCGTACCAGCCGTCGTTCGCCGGGTGGTGGGCGAGCGCCTTCGGCTGCCCGCACTCCCCGGGGCACAGCGAGCCGAGGTAGCGCTGGTAGGCCATCAGCAGCGCCCGGTCCAGGTCGGTCCAGACCGGCTCGGTCACCGTGCGGGCGAGCCGGCCCTCCTCGTCGTAGTGGTGGTACGACGTCGTCATCCGTCCCCGCAGGGCCGACGGCGGCGTCCGGAGCTGCAGGGCCAGCGCGAGCTCGTCGCGCGCCGTCTGGGAGCCGGGGCGCGCGAGGAGCGTGGCTAGAAAGGGACGGACACGCCCCCCTCTGTGTTCATCTCCCACGTCGACCGCGCGAGCTTCTCCAGCGCGGGCGCTCCGAACTTCTTCCGCAGCGCGGCGACCTTCTCCACCGACGCCGCGGGGGAGACCAGCGACGCGGCGAGGAGCTCGTTCCACATCGCCATCGGGTACGGCGCTTTGGCGGCGAGCTCCTTCTTCCACTTCGCCTCGAACTCGGCCCAGGCGTCGCCGTTCATCTGGCGCAGCAGCACCTTGCGACCCGATGCGATGTACTCGCGGCGCTTGGCCTGCCGCTCCTCGATGAGCGCCTCGACAGAGCGGCCGTCGGCCGATACGGGGCTGTCGCCGACGGCGCTCTCGTCGAGCTCCGACTTCGGCGCGGCGCCGGACGTGAGCCGCTGGATCTCGAAGTCGAGGGCGTCGAGCTGGGCCTCGAGGTGGGGCTTGGTGTAGAGGATCTCGGTGCGCTCGGCCAGGATCGCGGCGCCGCTGAGGACGGCGTCGAGGTCGAGGTACTCGGTGACGGCCGGCTCCGGCTGCTCTGCGGCGGCCGCGGAGGGGATGTCGGCGGTCATGGGGTCGGTCTCGGCGTGCTGGGTCACGGTGTGCTCCTAGGCGTGAGGACGGTGAGGACGGGGTGCGAGGACGGGGTGCGAGGACGGGAGGTGCACGGGGAGTGCTGTGGTGGGCCGGTGGGGTGGCGGGCGGTCCTCACGACGCCCGCCACCCCGGATCGAGGGCCCTGCCAGCCCGAGCGGCAGATCAGCCGGGGATGGAAGTGACGGCCTTGATGTACGGCCAGGCGCGCTGCACCTGACCGGGCACCCGGGACTTGATGTAGCCGCCGGCCTCCTGCGGGGGCTGCGGGGTGTCGGTCAGCACCTCGGCGCCGTAGCGGATCTCGTCGTCCTCGGCCCACGCCTCGGCGGACTTCTTCGCGGTGAGCCGCGAGTACACCCACACGATCGTGCCCTTTACCTTCAGCGCGGCGAAGGTGGTGTCGGCGGTGGCGTCGGCCTGGCCCGGGGTCGCGGTCGCGAAGTGCCGGAAGATGGTCGCGCCGAACTGGCCGTTGGAGCGGCCGTAGGACTGGGCGTTGGAGTCCTCGCAGACGGCGGGCTCCGCGAAGGTATCCGAGTCGGTGGGGCCGAACGTCCAGTCGGACGCGAGGATGGCGCACGAGGCGTCGATGCCGGCGTTGAGCTCGGCGACAGTGGGCTGGCTCGGGTCCTCGGGCTGGGTGGTCAGGACGGCGATCTTCTCGTGGCCGTCGGCGAGGCTGCGCATTTTCTACTCCTTCTCCCCGGCGGCCGGGGGCTTGCTGCCCGTCGGCGGGATGCCGGCGGGGGGCTTCGGGGCGGGCGCCTGCTCGGCGGCTCGGGCGCTGGGGGTCTTCTCGAAGTCGCGGCTGAGCACGGGGTGGTCGAGCCAGTGCTCGGGCACCCGCTGCTTGCGGCCGGTCGACTTCGCGTAGACCTCGACGAATCCGTCCATGACGGGGTCCTCCTCGGTGGTCGGGGCGGTGATGGATGGGCCGCTGCCTGGGGGAAGCAGGCAGGGCGGATCGCCCGGCGCCGGGGAAGGTGCGTCGGGAGACAGAGGGGTGGCGGGGGCGGCCCGCAGGGGGTCAGGTCGCGGTGGCGGTGAGCCGGTACTGCAGCGGGACCTCGAACCGGACCGGCTGCACGGTGTCGAGGCGGCGCGGCGGGGGCGGCTCGTACCCGAGCGGCGGCTCCAGGACCCCGACCGCGACCCCGTTGACGACGGGCGACCAGCGGAACAGCCAGGAGTGAACGCGGTCGACCAGGGCCAGCACGTCGTCACGGAAGGGCGCGACGCAGATCAGGTGGACCGGCCAGTCGAGCTCATCCGCGCACCGTGCGACGTCGGGCTCGACGACCGGCCGTCCGATCCCGCCGAAGACGACGACGTACGGCGCGACCCGGCCCGACGGGTCCGGGGTGCTGGTGCCGGGGATGGTGAGCATGGGCGGCGGCTTGGGGATCTCGCCGGCGTACAACTCCACGGCCGGCAGACCGGGCATGGCCCGGAGCCGGGCGTCGACCTGCTGGGCGAGGACCAGGCGGCGGATGCTGCTCATCTCTAGCCCCTTCGCCCCGTCAGCCCAGGGTCCGGTCGGCGGCGGTGCGGAGGATGCCGCGCTCGGTGCGAGGGAGCTCGGCGTCGAACGCCGGGCCGAGGTAGGGCTGGGGGCTGATGCCGGGGTGCATGACGAGGATCCCGCGGCCGAAGGCATTCTCGATCGGGTACGGCCCGGTCGTGCCCTCCTCGACGAAGCCGCCGTACGACGCTTCGGGGCCGACCTCGTAGGAGAGGTGCCCGAGGTCGGTGCTGATCGACTCGGCCAGGTTGCCGGTGTCCTTCGGCGCGTTGACCTGGGCGCGGCCCTGGACCCGGTAGCCGCCGCGGCCGACCTCACGGTCGACGGCCGGCTCGACACGGGCGCCGGCGCTGCGGAGGTCAGCGGCGAGGTGGCGGACCTCGGACAGGTCGATGGTCACGATCACGGTCCGCCTCCTGCTCAGTCGTTGAGGGTCGCGTACACGTGCCGGGTGAAGCGGCGATCGCCGTACTCCACCTCGACCACGGTCAGGTCACGCCCAATCAGCGCGACGTCGGGGGACGTGGCGACGTGGACGACGTGCCCGACCTCGATCCCGGCCGTCGGGTGGGGGAGCCCGACCTGGTAGCGGGTCACGGTGACCTGCTCCTCACCGACCACGGGCTGGCTGCTGTCGGCCTCGCCGGCTGGGCGGACCGTGGCGGGCCCGTCGTACGCCGGGGCGGCCGCGGTGGTGATCGTCTGCCCGTCGGCCTCGCTCCAGGAGCGCTGGGCGCCGGCGGGGCCGACGGAGACGGTGGAGTCGTGGGTGCGGTCCAGCACGCCGGCGGCCGCGGCGGCCCAGCCGGGCGGGAAGACCGGGTTGCCGGGGCGGCCGTAGCCGACAGCGCGGGGCATCAGCACCAGCCTTGGGGGTGCTCGGTGAGTTCGGGCGGGCGACCGTTGCCGCCGACGATGTCGACGACGTCGAAGAAGAACCCGTCGTCGTCGGCGTCCTCGTCCTCGCGGGCCTGCTTGCGCAGCGAGTCGGCGTGCCGGCGCATCGCGTCGGCGAGCTTCGCGCCGTCGGTCTGCACCTGGTGGTCCTTGAGGACCTTCAGCGCCAGCGCCTCGTTGGTGGCCTGGGAGTCGATCGCCTGCGCCGCGGCGCGCTTCACCCGTCCACGCTCGAGGGCGAGGAAGGCGTTGATCTCGTTGTCGGTGAAGACGAACGCGTCCTCGTCGACGTCGTTGAGGAGGAGGCGGACCTGCCCGAGCGGGGTCGTGAAGTCGACGGCCATGGTCAGCCTCCTCCTGGTCGTGGTGGTGCGGTGGGGGTGGAACCGTGGGCGGCCCTGGCCCGGTCGCTCGGGCCGCCCACGGCGAGAGCAGCAGTTGCCCGCGTCAGCTGCCGTTCGAGGCGTACGTGAACGTCGGGTCGCCGGTCTGGTGGCCGACGATGTGACGCCCGCGGTACTGGATGTCGTCGATCTGGAACGACCCCTCGAGCGGGGACACGTCCCCACCGCCGACCCGCTGGCTGGCCGAGGACTTCACCCGGATGTCGGGCTGCTCGTGGCCGCGCAGGTACGCCGCCCACAGCGCCGGCCGCGCGGTCTTCGGCTTGGGGACGACGAACCAGGTCCCGGCCGCCTTGGAGCCGGTGTTCCAGTAGTCGAGCATCGGGTCGACGACGTAGTCGACGTTGACGTAGTTGTCGTACTCGAACTCGGTCGAGTTGCTGCCCGACGTCTCGGTCTTCTTGATCGTGCGGACCGCGAGGATCCGCTCGATCGTCCGCTTCAGGGTCTGCGGCACGACCACCTGCAGGGGCGGCGCGGCGACGACCTTGCCGGAGATCTTCGACTTCTTCGCCGCCATCAGGTCGAGCACCGCGTCGAGGTTGTCGAGGGTCAGCGGCAGCGCGGTGGGGGCGTTGCCGTTGCCGGCCTTGAAGAAGTCGGTGTTCACGCCGTTGCGGTTCGCAGCGATCAGGTTGGAGACCGCGTTGATGGCCTCCGTCTCGCGGGCCTGGCGGGCGATGGTGCCCGGCAGGTCCTCGAACTCCTGGATCGCCTCGTTGTTGATCCACGACTCCCACGAGATCGCGAACCGGCGACCGAACTTCGCGACCGCGATCTCGTTGACCGCGTGCCCGCGCTTGTCCTCGGCGGGGTACTCGGTCAGCTCGGGCACGAGGTCGAACCCGATCGTGTTGCGCCACTTGTCGAGCAGCCGCTTGGGGCGGAAGTCGTTGACGGTGGTGGTGTCGGTGTAGCCGCGCCAGGTCGACGGGAGCTCGTCGTACTGGCGCTGCATCTCGGTGTCGATCGCGGCGAACGCGGCGAGGGTGAAGTCGCTGGTGGCGAACGCCTCGGCGAGGCGCTGGGCGGCGCCCCACTTGCCCCGGAAGGCGTCCTCCATCAGGGTCATCGCCTTGTCCATGAGGGACTCGGAGATGCGGAAGTTCCGCGGGTTGGTGGCGCCGGGGAAGTCGGCGTCGGAGGCGGCCTGGACGGCGTTGTTGCCGTGGAGGACCTCGATCGTGTTGGTCATGGGTCTGGTCCTCTCAGTTCGCGATGCGAACGGTCAGGGGGCTCGGGGTGCCCACGGTCGCGGCCTTGGTCGTCAGCGCGTGGCCGTAGACCGGGTTCTCGACCGCGGGGGAGCCGCCGTCGTCGGGCTCGTCGGTGAGCGCGGTGCCGTCGGGGAGGATGTAGACGGGATCACCGACGGCGGCGACGGCGAACTCGACGTCGAACTCGTGGCCGCCCTTGAGCCACACAGTCGCGTGGCCGTTGGGGTTGCCGCCGCCGTAGTTGTAGCTGGCGTTGCGGGTGCCGTCCTGGTTGTACGCCGGGACGTCGGTCTTGGCGCGGTCGGTCTCGCAGACCCCGTTGAGGCCGCCGACGCGGACGGGGTCGCCGGCCTTCTTCCCTGCCGGGACCGGCAGGGAGAGGTGGTCGGCGTCTCGGAAGATCTCGTTGCGGGCCATCGGTCAGGCTCCCTTCTGGTTGCCGGTCTGGTTGCCGGACTCGGTGAGGGGGCGTCCCCACGGAGTGGTCGTGCGCCGGGACTCGGTGACACCGCTCCCGCCGCCCGGGTCGCCGCCGAACCCGACGACCTGGCCGGTACCGCCGGAAGCCGACCGTGCGGCGGCCTCCTTGAGGGCGGTGGCCGCGGTGTCGACGGACGCCGAGAACGCCGTCTCGTCGAGGTCGCCGGCCTCGGTGAGCGGCAGGTCGACGAGCAGGCCGCGGACCTGCAGGTCGTCGAAGGCGACGCCGGCGGCCTTCGCGCGCTCGGCGACCAGCACGCGCGCGCGGTCGGTCCGGACCCGGCGGGCCTCGTTGTCCTTCAGGGTGGCGTTCTCGCTGACGAGAGCGTCCACCCGGCCGGCCTTCTCGAGGAGAGCGGTGTGCTCCGACTCCTCGATCTGGATCTTGCCCATGGTGTCCTCCTTGGACTCCTCGGTGGTGTGGTCGTCCGGCCGGGTGGCCGGGACGTAGGTGGTGACGATCCGCACCTCGGTGCGCTCGCCGGTGAGCTCGACAGCGCCGCTGGAGCTCTGGGTGTAGCCCTGCTGGTAGATGCCGTTGTCGTCGTCGGACTCGACGTCGAACCAGACCGTGGCGTCGTCGAAGTCGCGCACCCAGACCCAGGTCCGCTCGCCGCTGCCGTAGGCGTCGCGCAGCGCGACGGCGAGGCCGTCGCGGGTGTCGTTGACGGTGGCCTCCCGCAGCCCGCGGGCCGCGGCCCGGCGGCCGGCCTTCGCGGACTCGAACACGCTCAGCACCCGGCCGCCGCGGCCGGCCCGGGTGACCCAGTCGACGGACTGGATGAACGCCAGGCCCTCGATGATCTGACCGCGCCGGCCCTCGGCCTCCCCGATGGTCGCGTCGGTGTAGGCGCCCAGGATCGAGACGCCGATGTCGTCGGCGAGGTCGTCGATGAGGTCGCGGTACGGCGTGACGACGCGGACCTCGGCGACCAGCGCGCCCTCGTCGGCGCCGGCGGCGATGTCGGTCTCGGTCGCGACCCGCGCGTCGGAGGCGGTCGTGGAGACGAGGTCCTTGATCGAGCGCTCGGGGCGCTCCATCAGCTCGAGGTCGGTGGGGTGGTCGGCGTACATGTGGGTGCCGGCCGGGATGACCTGGTCGGCGGCGGCCGACTCCAGCACCTCGGGGGAGTAGTAGCCCGACGTGCCCCAGCCGGGCGAGATCAGCTGGACCAGCCGCAGGCCGCCGGTGGTGGCGGCTGCTTCGAGCAGGCGCGCGGTCTCGCGCAGGGGCTTGGGCATGACGGGGACCTCCCGGTGGTGGGGGTGGGGCGGGTAGCGTGCGGCGGGTGACCAGCGAGGACGGTCCGGGCGAGCCGGCTGGCTCCGGACATGACGACGCCCAGGCGTGCGTCGCCGGAGCGGATCACGTCTGGGCGGTGAAAGGGATCCACCTCTCGCTCGTGCGAGGGGCAGAGACCGAGGAGCAGTGCGGACGCTGCGAGACGGTGCGCTACATCAGCGCACGCGGAGGACGGCCGCGGCTAGGCCAGCAGCGCGCCAGGTAGGTCAGCGCTGGCGGGCGAGCTCGACGAGCTCGTACTCGTCGGCGGTCGGCGCGGCCGCGGCGTCGAGATCAAGCTGCTCAGCCAGGCGCTGTCGTACTTCGTCGACCCACTCGTCGAGCTGGGTCTGGTTGTTCGCTGCGAAGAAGATCGCGAGCTCGACCTCAG
This region of Nocardioides sp. L-11A genomic DNA includes:
- a CDS encoding DUF2190 family protein, whose product is MARNEIFRDADHLSLPVPAGKKAGDPVRVGGLNGVCETDRAKTDVPAYNQDGTRNASYNYGGGNPNGHATVWLKGGHEFDVEFAVAAVGDPVYILPDGTALTDEPDDGGSPAVENPVYGHALTTKAATVGTPSPLTVRIAN
- a CDS encoding HK97 gp10 family phage protein, which produces MIVTIDLSEVRHLAADLRSAGARVEPAVDREVGRGGYRVQGRAQVNAPKDTGNLAESISTDLGHLSYEVGPEASYGGFVEEGTTGPYPIENAFGRGILVMHPGISPQPYLGPAFDAELPRTERGILRTAADRTLG
- a CDS encoding DUF6093 family protein, encoding MPRAVGYGRPGNPVFPPGWAAAAAGVLDRTHDSTVSVGPAGAQRSWSEADGQTITTAAAPAYDGPATVRPAGEADSSQPVVGEEQVTVTRYQVGLPHPTAGIEVGHVVHVATSPDVALIGRDLTVVEVEYGDRRFTRHVYATLND